In one Euleptes europaea isolate rEulEur1 chromosome 12, rEulEur1.hap1, whole genome shotgun sequence genomic region, the following are encoded:
- the ZBTB21 gene encoding zinc finger and BTB domain-containing protein 21, protein MEGLLHYINPAHAISLLSALNEKRLKGQLCDVVLIVGDQKFRAHKNVLAASSEYFQTLFTKENETQSVFQLDFCEPDTFDNVLNYIYSSSLFVEKSSLAAVQEVGYSLGISFLTNIVSKSPQAPLPACPIKKITVQEEEESTSQKRSVIVCQSKKEGGNVGHTPHELSHSFNLSSSVAIKNKQAQVTQSTEFLHSLPLNEKKWLKDSFLRYSKCHETSSALDDQSGTKRNAILSQKPFSDKEVVATEPRGKSAEVPLKRPCPPVVSARSSSESTFLLRETGKGAAPGEDRNLLYYSKLGLVIPSRVPVPENQSIDRSGPLVKSLLRRSLSMDSQVPVYSSSVDLNPSHVSSAINNTQGRTLNIISPKPSMKESSGKAAADNQTQVIHPHRLRSFSASQSTDREITSPLREIRIKTEPHSPLSDPSEIIRVTVGDASSANKSHPFKIEYDHRDLSRLPAKRRFQADRRFPIKKIKADEHASPGSEDNFEENSNPAPLDADFPDSDISKEEYGEFEETKPNKKFKCKHCLKIFRSTAGLHRHVNMYHNPEKPYACDICHKRFHTNFKVWTHCQTQHGIVKNPSPASSSHAVLDEKFQRKLIDIVREREIKKALIVKLRRGKQGFQGQAATQAQQVIKRNLRSRTRGAYICTYCGKAYRFLSQFKQHIKMHPGEKTVGVNKVLKPKEDIHVESPVENKKVYQCRLCNAKLSSLIEQGNHERLCRNATVCPYCSLRFSSLELKHDHEIACEYKKLTCLECMRTFKSSFSIWRHQVEVHNQNTMAPTENFSLPILEHNGEVSSTSRLHSQSEPNKMNNFATAKEDSVFSDSSEQINFDSEDSSCLPEDLSVSKQFKIQIKEEPADDIEEEVVSEANQEPKGAITNKDTGLWPCEKCGKIFTVHKQLERHQELLCSVKPFICHVCNKAFRTNFRLWSHFQSHMAQPTEEPVHKDPDMCAPANSPSPPPLPPPPPLPQIQPLEPDSPTGLTETPSATEKLFVPQESDTLFYHAPPLSAITFKRQYMCKLCHRTFKTAFSLWSHEQTHN, encoded by the coding sequence ATGGAGGGTCTCCTACATTATATAAACCCTGCACATGCTATCTCTCTCTTAAGTGCTTTAAATGAGAAACGTCTAAAAGGGCAACTCTGTGATGTTGTTCTTATAGTGGGAGACCAAAAATTCCGAGCTCATAAAAACGTTCTGGCTGCCAGCAGTGAATACTTTCAGACTCTATTCACTAAAGAAAATGAGACTCAATCGGTGTTTCAGCTTGACTTTTGTGAACCAGATACTTTTGATAATGTACTAAACTACATTTATTCATCATCCTTGTTTGTGGAGAAAAGCAGCCTTGCAGCTGTGCAAGAAGTGGGGTACAGTCTTGGAATTTCTTTTCTTACTAACATTGTTTCTAAAAGTCCTCAAGCTCCTTTGCCTGCATGTCCCATTAAGAAAATAACGgttcaggaggaagaggaaagcaCTTCTCAGAAACGAAGTGTGATAGTTTGTCAAagtaaaaaagaggggggaaatgttggtCATACTCCGCATGAATTAAGCCATAGTTTTAATCTCTCGTCTTCAGTTGCCATAAAAAATAAGCAGGCGCAAGTAACACAGTCAACTGAGTTTCTGCACAGTCTACCACTAAATGAAAAGAAATGGTTGAAAGACAGTTTTTTAAGATACTCAAAGTGCCATGAAACTTCAAGTGCCCTGGATGACCAAAGTGGAACTAAAAGGAATGCAATATTATCACAGAAACCATTTTCAGACAAGGAAGTGGTAGCAACTGAACCAAGAGGAAAGTCAGCTGAAGTACCCTTGAAAAGGCCATGTCCACCAGTTGTATCTGCACGTAGTTCTTCAGAATCTACATTTTTGTTGAGAGAGACAGGGAAAGGAGCTGCTCCAGGGGAAGATAGAAATTTGCTATACTattcaaagttagggttagtgattCCATCTAGAGTACCTGTTCCTGAAAACCAAAGTATTGATAGGAGTGGACCGCTTGTAAAAAGTCTCCTAAGAAGGTCATTGTCCATGGATAGTCAGGTCCCTGTTTATTCATCTTCTGTTGACCTGAACCCTTCACATGTATCTTCAGCAATCAACAACACACAAGGGAGAACATTAAACATAATATCCCCAAAACCATCCATGAAAGAGTCTTCAGGAAAGGCAGCTGCTGATAACCAGACACAGGTAATTCACCCACATCGCCTTAGATCTTTTAGTGCTTCCCAGTCAACAGACAGGGAGATAACATCACCTCTTAGAGAAATACGGATAAAAACCGAGCCTCATAGCCCTCTTTCAGATCCTTCTGAAATTATAAGAGTTACAGTGGGTGATGCCTCATCTGCCAATAAAAGTCATCCTTTTAAAATTGAATATGACCATAGGGATTTGAGTAGACTTCCAGCTAAAAGAAGGTTTCAAGCAGACAGAAGGTTTCCAATCAAAAAAATTAAGGCGGATGAACATGCTTCCCCTGGGTCAGAGGACAATTTTGAGGAAAACTCAAATCCTGCACCCCTTGATGCTGACTTTCCAGATTCTGACATTAGCAAAGAAGAATATGGTGAATTTGAAGAAACAAAGCCTAACAAAAAGTTTAAGTGCAAACATTGCCTTAAGATTTTCAGGTCAACTGCAGGCCTTCATCGTCATGTCAACATGTACCACAATCCTGAAAAACCTTACGCTTGTGATATTTGTCATAAAAGATTTCACACAAACTTCAAAGTTTGGACACATTGCCAGACACAACATGGAATTGTGAAGAACCCCTCCCCTGCTTCCAGTTCACACGCTGTCTTGGATGAAAAATTCCAAAGGAAATTAATTGATATAGTGAGAGAGCGAGAGATTAAAAAGGCTCTGATTGTTAAACTAAGGCGTGGCAAGCAAGGTTTTCAGGGTCAGGCTGCTACACAAGCACAACAAGTCATCAAAAGAAACCTAAGGTCAAGAACCAGAGGAGCTTACATTTGTACCTACTGTGGGAAAGCCTATCGCTTCCTGTCACAGTTTAAGCAGCACATAAAAATGCATCCAGGGGAAAAAACAGTTGGAGTAAATAAGGTTCTTAAACCAAAAGAGGATATTCATGTTGAAAGcccagtagaaaataaaaaagtttaCCAGTGTCGGCTTTGTAATGCTAAGCTTTCCTCTCTTATTGAACAGGGAAATCATGAGCGGCTCTGCCGGAATGCCACAGTTTGTCCTTACTGCAGTCTTCGATTTTCTTCACTAGAGTTGAAGCATGACCATGAAATTGCATGTGAGTACAAGAAGCTCACTTGTTTAGAGTGTATGCGCACTTTTAAATCCTCTTTCAGTATTTGGCGTCATCAGGTTGAAGTTCACAATCAGAATACCATGGCTCCAACTGAGAATTTTTCTTTACCAATTCTGGAACACAATGGTGAAGTTAGTAGTACTTCCAGATTGCATTCTCAGTCAGAGCCTAACAAGATGAACAACTTTGCCACAGCCAAAGAAGACAGTGTATTCAGTGATTCTTCAGAACAAATTAATTTTGATTCAGAAGATTCCTCATGTCTGCCTGAAGATTTAAGTGTCTCCAAACAGTTTAAAATTCAGATCAAAGAAGAAcctgcagatgatatagaggAGGAGGTGGTCTCTGAAGCCAACCAGGAACCCAAGGGAGCAATTACTAATAAAGACACTGGTTTATGGCCTTGTGAAAAATGTGGGAAAATCTTTACAGTACACAAGCAGCTGGAGCGTCACCAAGAGCTTTTGTGCTCTGTGAAGCCTTTTATTTGCCATGTGTGTAACAAGGCGTTCCGAACCAACTTCCGCCTGTGGAGTCACTTCCAGTCCCATATGGCACAACCTACCGAGGAACCTGTTCACAAAGATCCTGACATGTGTGCACCAGCTAAttctccatcaccaccacccttgCCTCCTCCCCCACCACTTCCACAAATACAGCCTTTGGAACCCGATAGCCCTACAGGCTTGACAGAGACCCCTTCAGCTACTGAGAAATTATTTGTTCCACAAGAATCGGACACGCTCTTTTACCATGCTCCACCACTTTCAGCCATCACATTCAAAAGACAGTATATGTGCAAACTTTGCCACAGgacatttaaaacagcatttagtCTTTGGAGTCATGAACAGACACACAACTAA